In one Pirellulales bacterium genomic region, the following are encoded:
- the pabB gene encoding aminodeoxychorismate synthase component I, with protein MNTASSTTIGRGQRAAFHLVTELELAAPFWQYRRLFEFEPYSFLLDSAKDPEKLGRFSFVGGDPFLVYKAKRQLVPGMPATARIEVTRRHDCDGRPLARPTVETREGDVFSDLRSLLEESYVDTACYADQPVPLLAGAVGYFGYEAGYFVEDMPDLGADDLGMPDVYFMFHDVLLAHCHRTERSFLSVVGRGESEEGARQRAGRLRDEMLARIESFESALPPLEWRGPTTEQAAATTVDVKSHFDLPGYCELVEKCKEHIFAGDIFEVCLTHRLEADLVGEPWDLYQELRRINPAPFASFLQFPEGHVISSSPERYISLGAERVAESRPIKGTRRRGATPDEDEAIHQELFSSIKDRAENVMIVDLVRNDFGRVCKFGSVHVPELMIVEPYATVFQMVSTIRGELDEGLDALDLIRASFPGGSMTGAPKIEALKIIDRLEPVKRGIYSGAIGYLDFSGVMDLSIVIRTLVERNGRCYFNVGGAIVADSVPQAEYYETLDKARALITAVKNLKACQS; from the coding sequence ATGAACACCGCCAGCTCAACAACCATCGGCCGAGGCCAGCGGGCTGCTTTCCATCTCGTCACCGAGTTGGAACTGGCGGCGCCGTTCTGGCAATATCGGCGGCTGTTCGAGTTCGAGCCGTATTCGTTTTTGCTCGATAGCGCCAAAGACCCCGAGAAGTTGGGCCGCTTCTCGTTTGTTGGCGGTGACCCGTTCCTGGTTTACAAGGCGAAACGGCAACTCGTGCCCGGAATGCCCGCCACGGCGCGCATCGAAGTCACCCGTCGGCACGATTGCGACGGACGCCCGCTGGCCAGACCCACGGTCGAAACGCGCGAGGGTGACGTTTTCTCCGATCTGCGTTCCCTGCTCGAAGAGTCGTACGTCGATACGGCCTGCTATGCCGATCAGCCGGTGCCGCTGCTGGCGGGCGCCGTCGGCTACTTTGGCTACGAGGCTGGCTACTTCGTCGAGGACATGCCCGATCTGGGGGCCGACGACCTCGGCATGCCGGACGTCTATTTCATGTTCCACGACGTGCTGTTGGCGCATTGCCATCGCACCGAGCGTTCCTTCCTTTCGGTCGTCGGACGTGGCGAATCCGAAGAGGGGGCCCGGCAGCGGGCCGGCCGGTTGCGGGATGAGATGCTCGCGCGAATCGAATCCTTCGAATCCGCACTACCGCCATTGGAATGGCGGGGTCCCACGACAGAACAGGCCGCGGCCACGACGGTCGACGTCAAATCGCATTTTGACTTGCCCGGCTATTGCGAACTGGTCGAGAAGTGCAAAGAGCACATCTTTGCCGGCGACATTTTCGAAGTCTGCCTGACGCACAGGCTCGAGGCCGATCTGGTTGGCGAACCGTGGGATCTGTACCAGGAGCTGCGCCGCATCAATCCGGCTCCGTTCGCCTCGTTTTTGCAGTTTCCCGAAGGTCACGTGATCTCCTCCTCGCCCGAGCGCTACATCAGCCTGGGCGCCGAGCGGGTGGCCGAAAGCCGGCCGATCAAAGGGACGCGTCGCCGCGGTGCGACGCCCGACGAGGACGAGGCGATCCACCAGGAGCTGTTCTCGTCAATCAAAGACCGCGCCGAAAACGTGATGATCGTCGACCTGGTGCGGAATGATTTTGGCCGCGTGTGCAAATTCGGCAGCGTGCATGTCCCCGAACTGATGATCGTCGAGCCGTATGCCACGGTATTCCAGATGGTTTCGACGATTCGCGGCGAATTGGACGAAGGCCTCGACGCTCTCGATCTGATTCGCGCTTCGTTTCCCGGCGGGTCGATGACCGGCGCGCCTAAGATCGAAGCCTTGAAGATCATCGACCGGCTCGAACCCGTGAAGCGGGGTATTTATTCCGGCGCGATCGGCTACCTCGATTTCTCCGGAGTGATGGACCTGTCGATCGTGATTCGCACACTGGTCGAGCGCAACGGGCGATGCTACTTCAACGTCGGCGGCGCCATCGTGGCCGACAGCGTACCCCAGGCCGAATACTACGAAACACTCGATAAGGCACGGGCCCTGATCACCGCTGTAAAGAACCTCAAGGCCTGCCAGTCGTAA